A stretch of DNA from Thalassospiraceae bacterium LMO-SO8:
CGCCTCCGCCTGGCGCGGAACGGATTATCCCGATGCGGCGGCATGGACCCTGACGCTGACCGTGGACCAGATCGCCGAACTGAACGCGGCCCTGGCGGTGGTCAAGGCGGCGGGTGGGACCCTTGGCTTCGCGCGCGAGGATTTTCCCCTGCCGGCCCTGGGTCCGGTGCTGGACGAGGTGTCCGACGAAATCCAGTACGGCCGGGGGTTCCAGGTGATCCGGGGGCTCGATCCCCAGCGCTATGAACTGGACGACCTGAAGATGATCCTGTGGGGGATCGGTCAGTACCTGGGCATCGGCATCGTCCAGAACAAGCAGGGTGACTTGATCGGCCAGGTCATGGATCACGGCGACAAGTTCGACGGCAAGGACCCTTACCTGTCCGGCGTGCGTTTCTACCGCACCTCGTTGGATCTGCCGCCCCATACGGACAGCTGCGACGTGGTCGGCCTGATGTGCGTGCGCCGGGCCAAGACGGGGGGCGAAAGCTCCGTGGTCTCGGCCACGGCCATCTACAACGAAATCCTCAAGACCCGCCCGGATCTGATCGATCCCCTGTGCGGCGGCTTCCACGTCGATCTGGCGTCCAAGACCGGCAACATGACGGAAGTCACCCAGCAGCGCATCCCCGTGTTCGCCTATTACGAGGGTGCGCTGGCCTGCCGCTACAACAAGCGTCAGCTTGAACTGGGCGCCGAAAAATCGGGCCATCCCCTGACGCCGTTGCAGCAGGAAGCCATCGATTATTTCCGCGAACTGTCGATCCGTCCCGATCTGCGCCTGGACATGATGCTGGAGCCGGGGGATTTTCAGATCCTCAACAACCGCACGACGCTGCATTCCCGCCAGGAATTCGTGGATCACGCCGAGGCTGACCAGAAACGCCTGATGCTGCGCATCTGGATGATCACCCCCGAAGGCCGTCCGGTGGCGCCGGAAATGCTGAACCTGCTCAACACCGGCCCGCGGGGCGGCGTCGCCGCCCAGCAATAAGGGCGCGCACCCAATGAAGGATGGAGACGTGATGAAGGACGCCGACAAGGCGGTGCCGGGGGCGACCGCGGTTCTGGCGGATTTCGCCGCCGGATTGACGTTCGAGGACCTGCCGGGAGATGTCGTCGAACATCTGAAGCTGGCGGTGCTCGACGGATTG
This window harbors:
- a CDS encoding TauD/TfdA family dioxygenase, translating into MTEILRTPVTDASAWRGTDYPDAAAWTLTLTVDQIAELNAALAVVKAAGGTLGFAREDFPLPALGPVLDEVSDEIQYGRGFQVIRGLDPQRYELDDLKMILWGIGQYLGIGIVQNKQGDLIGQVMDHGDKFDGKDPYLSGVRFYRTSLDLPPHTDSCDVVGLMCVRRAKTGGESSVVSATAIYNEILKTRPDLIDPLCGGFHVDLASKTGNMTEVTQQRIPVFAYYEGALACRYNKRQLELGAEKSGHPLTPLQQEAIDYFRELSIRPDLRLDMMLEPGDFQILNNRTTLHSRQEFVDHAEADQKRLMLRIWMITPEGRPVAPEMLNLLNTGPRGGVAAQQ